The Christensenella timonensis DNA segment GGAACCTTGGGGGGCTGATGGTGACGACGATCGGCGGCTTTACGTTTTTTGCCACCTCGCTGCTGGCCATCTCGCAAAGCGACGGCAAAAAGGTACTTGCCTATTCCACGGTGTCCAACCTCGGCCTCATTACGGCCTGCGCAGGCGTGGGTATGTATGAAGCCGTGTGGGCGGGCGTCCTGCTGATGATCTTCCATGCCGTTTCCAAATCGCTGATGTTCTTATCTGTCGGCGCGGTGGAAAACAGCCTTGGAAGCCGCAACATCGAAGATATGCACGGGCTGATCGTCAAGCTCCCGCGGCTCGCTTATGTGATGATCATCGGTATCGCGGGTATGTTCTTAGCCCCGTTCGGCATGCTGATCTCCAAATGGGCGGCCCTCAAAGCCTTTGTCGATTCCAACAGTATCCTGCTGGTGATCTTCCTGATCTTTGGCAGCGCGACCACGTTCTTTTATTGGACGAAGTGGCTGGGCACGCTCGTTTCGATGCACCACAATTCCAAACCGATCAAAAACATCACCAAGAAAAGCGAATGGTTTTCGCTTTTGTGCCACAGCGTGATCATGGTCGTATTGTGTGTCACCTTTCCGCTGTTGTCCACGTATTTTATCGAACCGTTCCTCTCCGGGATGTTCCACATCACCATGCCCGCCATTATCGGGCCGGGCAACCTGACCATCATGGTCATGATGCTCATATTGATGGCCTTGCTGCCCATTGCGGTGCGCTTTTTGCCCATCAGCAAAAACAACACCTACGTCCATTCCTACATGGGCGGCGTCAATACGGGCGACGACCGCAGCTTTACCGATTCGTTCGGCAAACCAAAGCAAATGTACCTTACCAACTGGTATATGACCGACCTCTTCGGCGAGCGTAAAATCCTCAACCTTTCGCTCATCCTTTCCACAGCGGCGATGGTCATATTAATGATCCTGACGATCGGAGGTGCGGCGTAATGAACTGGCAGGTTGTAACGATGCTGTTGTACATCATACTCGCGCCCTTCTTAGGGGCTTTTTTGCAGGGCGCCGACCGCAAGATCACCGCGCGCATGCAGGGAAGGCAGGGCCCCCCGCTGATGCAGCCCATCTACGACGTAGCCAAGCTGTTCAAAAAGCAGGCCCTTGTCGTCAACCGCGTACAGGATTTCCTGGTCGTCGGGTTTTTGCTGTTTGTCGTGTTCACAGGCGCGCTCTTTTTCTGGGGCGGCGACCTTTTGCTCGTGTTCTTTGCCCTGACGCTGGCCGAGATATTCTTTATCATGTCGGCCTGCTCCACCAATTCCCCGTTCAGCGCCATGGCCGCGCAGCGTGAGCTTTTGCAGGTCATGACGTACGAACCCATGGTTCTTTTGGTGGCCATCGGCTTTTACGTCGCCACCGGGAGCTTCGGCGTTTCCACGATCGCCGCCGGCGATACGCCCGCGATCATGTACCTGCCGGGCATCTTCGGCGGTTTCCTGTATATCCTGACGATCAAATTCCGTAAATCGCCCTTTGACCTAAGCACGTCGCACCATGCGCACCAGGAAATGGTCAAGGGGATCACGACAGAGCTGTCGGGCAACATCCTCGGCTTAGTGGAGATCGCCCACTGGTACGAAAACATCTTCCTTTTGGGCGTTGTCGGCCTGTTCGTCGTCTACAGCCCGTGGCAGAGCGTACTCATCGCCGTCGGCGTGTGCGCCGTCGCCTATTTCCTGGAAATCCTGGTCGACAA contains these protein-coding regions:
- a CDS encoding NADH-quinone oxidoreductase subunit 5 family protein, whose product is MTIIAFLILFPFAAALVLAFMRRGTPVRRNTLFVFCGIIVAAVIYFVAQSLSIGHTVSYLPETHSLDTLILVIEWLLMALICYYSFKYRKYYCAILSVVQTLLITWLELGGQGDVQPAAHIFSDNLTIIMCLIIGVVGCLICVYAMGYMKDYKAHHSEYKDRRSFFFAMLFVFLGAMFGLVFSNNLTWMYFFWEITSLCSFLLIGYNQTEEAVKNSFKALWMNLLGGLGFAIAIVYCALQLHIADLQSLVLLGSNVTYAIIPVILLAFAGLTKSAQLPFSGWLLGAMVAPTPTSALLHSATMVKAGVFLLLRLSPALYGNLGGLMVTTIGGFTFFATSLLAISQSDGKKVLAYSTVSNLGLITACAGVGMYEAVWAGVLLMIFHAVSKSLMFLSVGAVENSLGSRNIEDMHGLIVKLPRLAYVMIIGIAGMFLAPFGMLISKWAALKAFVDSNSILLVIFLIFGSATTFFYWTKWLGTLVSMHHNSKPIKNITKKSEWFSLLCHSVIMVVLCVTFPLLSTYFIEPFLSGMFHITMPAIIGPGNLTIMVMMLILMALLPIAVRFLPISKNNTYVHSYMGGVNTGDDRSFTDSFGKPKQMYLTNWYMTDLFGERKILNLSLILSTAAMVILMILTIGGAA
- a CDS encoding respiratory chain complex I subunit 1 family protein; this translates as MNWQVVTMLLYIILAPFLGAFLQGADRKITARMQGRQGPPLMQPIYDVAKLFKKQALVVNRVQDFLVVGFLLFVVFTGALFFWGGDLLLVFFALTLAEIFFIMSACSTNSPFSAMAAQRELLQVMTYEPMVLLVAIGFYVATGSFGVSTIAAGDTPAIMYLPGIFGGFLYILTIKFRKSPFDLSTSHHAHQEMVKGITTELSGNILGLVEIAHWYENIFLLGVVGLFVVYSPWQSVLIAVGVCAVAYFLEILVDNVFPRVKWQSMLKSAWLVTLVAGCTNLLILALVK